A section of the Clostridium sp. TW13 genome encodes:
- a CDS encoding flagellar protein FliT has protein sequence MRLEELLIEYKHLSEQIILEAKSEANIQPLLEKRQAIINNVDSLQYSKDEFINIAKSLGLMELEKELTLAVAKEKNELRTKLDRVRKTKLARNMYENSKVKSNGFYAKI, from the coding sequence ATGAGGTTAGAAGAACTGCTTATTGAATATAAGCATTTATCAGAGCAAATAATTTTAGAGGCAAAGAGTGAAGCTAATATTCAACCGTTGCTTGAAAAGAGGCAAGCTATTATTAATAATGTTGATTCGTTGCAATACAGTAAAGATGAATTTATTAATATTGCTAAATCTTTAGGACTAATGGAATTAGAAAAAGAATTAACTTTAGCTGTAGCCAAGGAGAAGAATGAACTCAGAACCAAGCTTGATAGGGTGAGAAAAACAAAATTAGCTAGGAATATGTATGAGAATAGTAAGGTTAAATCAAATGGTTTTTATGCTAAAATTTAA
- a CDS encoding flagellin yields MVINHNMSAMNAQRQLGVNTGAQSKSIEKLSSGLRINRAGDDAAGLAISEKMRGQIRGLDQASRNSQDGISLLQTAEGAVNETHSILQRMRELSVQSSNGTYTSTDRAAIQKEFNQLRSEVTRIGQQTEFNTQKLLNAGKTISFQVGANSGQTISIDLKSMGATGLNITGATVSTQAGAQSAITTIQKAIEDVSSFRADLGSVQNRLEHTIAADDNTSENIQAAESRVRDVDMAKEMMSYSKSKILASAAQSMLAQANQAPQNVLQLLQ; encoded by the coding sequence ATGGTAATTAATCACAATATGAGCGCAATGAATGCTCAAAGACAACTTGGTGTTAACACTGGAGCTCAATCAAAGTCAATTGAAAAATTAAGCTCAGGTTTAAGAATCAACAGAGCTGGAGATGACGCTGCAGGTCTTGCAATTTCTGAAAAAATGAGAGGACAAATCAGAGGTCTTGATCAAGCTTCAAGAAACTCACAAGATGGTATCTCTTTATTACAAACAGCTGAAGGTGCTGTAAATGAAACTCACTCAATTCTACAAAGAATGAGAGAATTATCAGTACAATCTTCAAATGGAACTTATACATCTACAGATAGAGCTGCTATACAAAAGGAGTTCAATCAATTAAGATCAGAAGTTACAAGAATAGGACAACAAACTGAATTTAATACTCAAAAGTTATTAAATGCAGGAAAGACTATATCTTTCCAAGTTGGAGCAAATAGTGGACAAACTATATCTATCGATTTAAAATCTATGGGAGCTACTGGATTAAACATTACAGGTGCTACAGTATCAACTCAAGCTGGAGCTCAATCTGCAATAACAACTATTCAAAAGGCAATTGAAGATGTTTCATCATTCAGAGCTGATTTAGGATCTGTTCAAAACAGATTAGAACACACAATAGCTGCTGATGATAATACATCAGAAAACATCCAAGCTGCAGAAAGTAGAGTTAGAGACGTAGATATGGCTAAGGAAATGATGAGCTACTCAAAGAGTAAGATCCTTGCTAGTGCTGCTCAATCAATGCTTGCTCAAGCTAACCAAGCACCACAAAACGTTCTACAATTATTACAATAG
- the fliD gene encoding flagellar filament capping protein FliD: MTTRISGLASGLDTDSIIKETMKPYQTKVDQKKQERDVTQYQQDQYRELVKASQDFYNKYFDITKSDSLLRDGSYKTVSFSAGDGSDTATNSAPVTAKGLAGAAVDNYKVEVQALAQPAKQTITPAQLSAMKALEVKINGQDVTVVRGTQNDTDFISSINSKFNSLGMRLTQSAFNGGNYTLSTNNTGESAKFDLITTTAGTNTTTVDAKGNTIIDTSQAGATTTAGIQGTKASVKITNSAGQTVDYNGDSNTTVIDNVQFNFNGVTGAFGNTTDINGNHVPSATAVNLTGRTDVKDLKDKIVGFINDYNTLLGKINTKIYETRDKNYMPLTDDQKASMSDSQIQKWETKAQTGLLRRDSDLQRIADNMKSAMGATQSLLQSSGLSLEKIGIKPVQNYQDKNGLYTVDEEKLTTALQTNGDQIKTMFTKLPSSDTAEDGGILQKLKKVLNDETISSDSPLSKKAGFEGTATFYDNELTRQLAEEKKKIDEMTADLTDRENKLYSKYSKLESAMNSLNSQQSWFSQQMGQ, from the coding sequence ATGACTACAAGAATAAGTGGATTGGCTTCCGGCTTAGATACTGATTCAATTATTAAGGAAACTATGAAGCCTTATCAAACAAAGGTTGATCAAAAGAAACAAGAAAGAGATGTAACTCAATATCAACAGGATCAATATAGAGAACTAGTAAAGGCATCTCAAGATTTTTATAATAAGTATTTTGATATTACAAAATCAGATAGTTTGTTAAGAGATGGATCTTATAAAACTGTAAGTTTTAGTGCAGGAGATGGTTCTGATACAGCAACTAATAGTGCACCTGTAACAGCTAAAGGATTAGCTGGTGCAGCAGTAGATAATTATAAGGTAGAAGTACAAGCATTGGCGCAGCCTGCCAAACAGACAATTACTCCTGCACAACTATCTGCTATGAAAGCTTTGGAAGTTAAAATAAATGGACAAGATGTAACGGTAGTAAGAGGGACACAAAATGATACTGATTTTATAAGTAGTATTAATTCTAAGTTTAATTCTTTGGGAATGAGATTAACTCAAAGTGCTTTTAATGGTGGTAATTATACATTATCAACTAATAATACAGGTGAATCTGCTAAATTTGATTTAATTACTACTACAGCAGGTACTAATACCACTACTGTAGATGCAAAGGGTAATACTATAATTGATACAAGCCAAGCAGGAGCAACAACTACCGCTGGAATACAAGGAACTAAGGCTAGTGTAAAAATAACAAATTCTGCGGGACAAACTGTTGATTATAATGGAGATAGTAATACTACTGTTATAGATAATGTACAATTTAACTTTAATGGAGTTACTGGAGCATTTGGAAATACTACTGATATTAATGGAAACCATGTTCCTAGTGCTACAGCAGTTAATTTAACAGGAAGAACAGATGTTAAAGATTTAAAGGATAAGATAGTTGGTTTTATAAATGACTATAATACTTTGCTTGGGAAAATAAATACTAAGATTTATGAGACAAGAGATAAGAATTATATGCCGTTAACAGATGATCAAAAAGCATCTATGAGTGATTCTCAAATTCAAAAGTGGGAAACTAAGGCTCAGACAGGGCTTTTAAGAAGAGATTCAGATCTTCAAAGAATTGCTGACAATATGAAGAGTGCCATGGGAGCAACACAATCATTATTACAATCCAGTGGATTGAGCTTGGAGAAAATAGGGATAAAGCCTGTACAGAACTATCAAGATAAGAATGGGCTTTATACAGTAGATGAAGAAAAATTAACTACTGCACTTCAAACTAATGGAGATCAAATTAAAACTATGTTTACTAAATTGCCATCTAGTGATACGGCTGAGGATGGTGGAATACTACAAAAATTAAAGAAAGTGCTGAATGATGAGACAATTAGTTCAGATTCACCTTTGTCTAAGAAGGCAGGTTTTGAAGGAACAGCTACTTTCTATGATAATGAATTAACTAGACAGCTGGCTGAAGAAAAGAAGAAAATTGACGAGATGACAGCTGACTTAACTGATAGAGAAAATAAGTTATATTCAAAATATTCTAAGCTTGAAAGTGCTATGAATTCATTAAATTCTCAACAATCTTGGTTCTCACAACAGATGGGTCAATAA
- the fliS gene encoding flagellar export chaperone FliS: protein MYTQGYSIYKNNSVNYASKDKLLLMLVDGAVKFSKMARQAIIDKNIKKAHENIIKTENIFGELMVSLDRSQGEWTDQIFSVYEFINYKLVEANLTKKVEVIDEAIPLIEEIRDLWYEVDKRAKRA from the coding sequence ATGTATACTCAAGGATATAGCATTTATAAAAATAACAGTGTTAATTATGCATCGAAGGATAAATTATTATTAATGTTGGTAGACGGAGCTGTAAAATTTTCTAAGATGGCTAGACAAGCTATAATTGATAAAAACATTAAAAAAGCTCATGAAAATATTATAAAGACTGAAAATATATTTGGAGAATTAATGGTAAGTTTAGACAGATCACAAGGTGAATGGACTGACCAAATATTCAGTGTTTATGAATTTATAAATTATAAATTAGTAGAAGCTAACTTAACCAAAAAAGTTGAGGTAATAGATGAAGCAATACCATTGATAGAGGAAATAAGAGATCTTTGGTATGAAGTAGATAAAAGAGCTAAAAGAGCATAA
- the csrA gene encoding carbon storage regulator CsrA, producing the protein MLVVTRKIGESILIGDNIEVSISKIEDGSVKIAIEAPKDIRILRKEIYKQVEQENIEAAVIDLKVLKDIKK; encoded by the coding sequence ATGTTAGTAGTTACAAGAAAAATTGGAGAAAGCATATTAATAGGTGATAACATAGAGGTTTCAATCTCTAAAATAGAAGATGGTAGTGTGAAGATAGCTATTGAGGCACCTAAAGATATAAGAATTTTAAGAAAAGAGATTTATAAACAAGTTGAGCAAGAAAATATAGAGGCAGCAGTGATAGATTTAAAAGTTTTAAAAGATATAAAAAAGTAG
- the flgL gene encoding flagellar hook-associated protein FlgL: MRVTNRMLANNFLTDMRNNLSNLKTVQSQLSSGKEIRKPSDDPFKVARSMELYSGIQANKQYNENIKDTSNWLDATDTSLDQITNNMQRVRELLVSAGNAAYGSDERLAIKDELNQRIEEVGQILNTNFDGKYLFGGTKVTSTPVAVKADLNGNNRIAFAGKDGSELVPGTGDPNTDNQLKMLSTKLNTEVSQGVSMDYNVTSSELLSFTNEKGKSINVSDLLNQIVNNLDDPSQDAKNKITGDNLQGITDTITNLLKVRAEVGAKQNRMESAQEKNQSENYNLTDILSSNEDIDYTEKMMDYSVLRSVYMASLQTSSKVIQPTLLDYV, translated from the coding sequence ATGAGAGTTACAAATAGAATGTTAGCAAATAACTTTCTAACAGACATGAGAAATAATCTTTCAAACTTAAAAACTGTGCAATCACAACTTTCATCAGGAAAAGAAATACGCAAACCATCAGATGATCCGTTTAAGGTTGCAAGAAGTATGGAATTGTATTCAGGTATACAAGCGAATAAGCAATATAATGAAAATATTAAGGATACATCTAACTGGCTTGATGCAACAGATACATCATTAGATCAGATAACAAATAATATGCAAAGAGTAAGGGAACTTCTTGTTAGTGCTGGTAATGCAGCTTATGGTTCAGATGAAAGATTAGCAATAAAGGATGAGTTGAATCAAAGGATAGAAGAAGTTGGACAAATATTAAATACTAACTTTGATGGCAAGTATCTTTTTGGCGGAACAAAGGTAACATCAACCCCAGTTGCGGTAAAGGCAGATTTAAATGGAAATAATAGAATAGCGTTTGCTGGTAAAGATGGTTCTGAGTTAGTACCAGGTACTGGAGATCCAAATACAGATAATCAATTAAAGATGTTATCTACAAAGTTAAATACTGAAGTTTCTCAAGGAGTTTCTATGGACTATAATGTAACATCTTCTGAGCTTCTTAGTTTTACAAATGAGAAAGGAAAATCTATTAATGTATCAGATTTGTTAAATCAAATTGTAAATAATTTAGATGATCCATCTCAAGATGCAAAAAATAAGATTACTGGGGATAATCTTCAAGGAATTACGGATACTATTACTAATCTCTTAAAGGTAAGAGCAGAAGTAGGTGCAAAACAAAATAGAATGGAATCGGCTCAAGAAAAGAATCAGTCTGAAAATTATAATTTAACTGATATACTTTCTTCAAATGAAGATATAGATTATACAGAAAAGATGATGGATTATTCAGTTTTACGTTCTGTATACATGGCATCTTTGCAAACAAGTTCAAAGGTTATACAACCAACTCTATTAGATTACGTATAA
- the flgK gene encoding flagellar hook-associated protein FlgK, translating to MAGLFSTFNIARSGMSVAQKTIDVTSHNISNASTTGYSRQVATIVTNRPESVAGTNAGQMGTGANVDDVSRVRDTFLDFQVRNESSVLSKYDTREKFLGEIEGIFNEPSDSALSTKLGAFFDSWQQLSKQPQSSNTRTVVAQQSIALADQLNSTYTQLKRLKDNAEQLVKDNVVNINSKLNDLQQLNQQIVSIKATGQNPNDLMDKRDNILDELSKQFNISVDKKNYDGIDVRATDSNGMVSSKVVTADLNGEAARFSYITDIQKDDSDASGKTYKITYYKLGAMNDETNRQTMIVTNVSDDQLAQIKQSRILWANSEGVATRGDGSTINNGNAITSGELKIFSPSSGEVAGNASVQTDIDQYIDEVNKLAKTLAFAVNTIHSGLANGKPSNGNPDRDYMPFFVNGSVAKYNARGEMTNLDGILEGEDGITAENITVNKEIVADVMKIKTKTNDDSYAYTSLNTQDGEGDGNRALAIAQLRNSLLMVQDVGKTINTREDLFNTNKEGNLLTNNGMTVQNNLSGMTLDSYFKNTINTLGVQSKQAQEVVKGQQNVLDSLQQQRDSVSGVSLDEEMANLIQFQHSYTANAKVISTIDQLLDVVVNGLMK from the coding sequence GTGGCAGGATTATTTTCAACCTTTAATATAGCAAGAAGTGGTATGTCAGTAGCACAAAAAACCATTGATGTTACATCGCATAATATATCTAATGCAAGTACAACGGGATACTCTAGGCAGGTAGCAACAATTGTAACCAATAGGCCAGAATCAGTAGCAGGTACGAATGCTGGTCAGATGGGAACTGGTGCAAATGTAGATGATGTAAGCAGAGTAAGAGATACATTTCTAGATTTTCAAGTTAGAAATGAGAGCAGTGTATTATCTAAATATGATACTAGAGAAAAATTTCTTGGTGAAATAGAAGGTATTTTTAATGAACCAAGTGATTCAGCATTATCAACAAAATTAGGCGCTTTTTTTGATTCATGGCAGCAATTATCTAAACAACCTCAAAGTTCAAATACTAGAACTGTTGTAGCGCAACAATCTATTGCTTTAGCAGATCAATTAAATAGTACTTATACTCAACTAAAAAGGTTAAAGGATAATGCAGAACAATTAGTAAAAGATAACGTAGTAAATATTAATTCTAAATTGAATGATTTACAACAACTAAATCAGCAAATTGTTAGTATTAAGGCTACAGGACAAAATCCTAATGATCTTATGGATAAAAGGGACAATATACTGGATGAATTAAGTAAGCAATTTAATATTTCTGTAGATAAAAAAAATTATGATGGAATAGATGTAAGAGCTACTGATTCTAATGGTATGGTTAGTTCTAAGGTTGTTACGGCTGATTTAAATGGAGAGGCAGCTCGTTTCTCTTATATAACAGATATACAAAAGGATGATTCAGATGCTTCAGGAAAAACTTATAAGATAACATATTATAAGCTTGGTGCAATGAATGATGAGACAAATAGACAAACTATGATTGTAACTAATGTTTCAGATGATCAGTTGGCTCAAATAAAACAAAGTAGAATCCTTTGGGCAAATTCAGAAGGGGTTGCAACTAGAGGTGATGGCTCTACTATTAACAATGGAAATGCTATTACATCAGGAGAGTTGAAAATTTTTAGTCCAAGCTCTGGAGAAGTAGCGGGTAATGCTTCAGTTCAAACAGATATAGATCAATATATTGATGAAGTAAATAAGTTAGCTAAAACTTTAGCTTTTGCTGTAAATACAATTCATAGTGGACTAGCCAATGGAAAACCGTCAAATGGAAATCCTGATAGAGATTATATGCCGTTTTTTGTAAATGGATCTGTTGCTAAATATAATGCTAGAGGCGAAATGACAAATTTAGATGGTATTCTTGAAGGTGAGGATGGAATTACTGCTGAAAATATAACTGTGAACAAAGAAATAGTAGCGGATGTAATGAAAATAAAGACTAAAACTAATGATGATTCTTATGCGTATACTTCATTGAATACCCAAGATGGTGAAGGAGATGGAAACAGAGCATTAGCTATAGCTCAACTTAGAAATTCATTATTAATGGTTCAAGATGTAGGAAAAACAATAAATACTAGAGAAGATCTGTTTAATACCAACAAAGAGGGAAATCTTCTTACTAATAATGGAATGACTGTACAAAATAATTTAAGTGGGATGACTTTAGATTCTTATTTTAAAAATACAATTAACACCTTAGGTGTACAATCTAAACAAGCTCAGGAAGTAGTTAAAGGTCAACAAAATGTTTTGGATTCTTTACAACAACAAAGAGACTCTGTTTCAGGAGTAAGTTTAGATGAAGAAATGGCAAACTTAATACAATTTCAACATTCATATACGGCTAATGCTAAGGTTATATCAACGATTGATCAATTATTGGATGTTGTAGTAAATGGGTTAATGAAATAG
- a CDS encoding flagellar protein FlgN — MELLEIMKSEKEALNYLKELLNEQYQYIMKNDVFKLDEIVDRIQQSNKKIAECEVNRRRVLAGKPLKDVIETDDDLMKEYIGIKDVIREITLQKDTNELLIKQQLILTNKLLAIMNPNRDQKTYNSYGYLKK, encoded by the coding sequence ATGGAATTATTAGAGATAATGAAATCGGAAAAGGAAGCTCTAAATTATCTAAAGGAGCTTTTAAACGAACAATATCAATATATAATGAAAAATGATGTATTTAAGTTGGATGAAATTGTTGATAGAATACAACAAAGCAATAAGAAAATTGCTGAATGTGAAGTGAATAGAAGGAGAGTTTTGGCAGGGAAGCCGTTAAAAGACGTTATTGAAACTGATGATGATTTAATGAAGGAATATATTGGCATTAAAGATGTCATTAGGGAAATTACTCTTCAAAAAGATACAAATGAACTTCTAATTAAACAGCAATTAATATTAACAAATAAATTATTAGCGATAATGAATCCTAATAGAGATCAAAAAACATATAATTCCTATGGATATTTAAAAAAGTAA
- a CDS encoding flagellar protein FlaG: MDVKSVNGVNSAEVYSKSIENTTAKNESNQENDEKSREEYEKSVQKAVDKVNKFLEDEGTYAKLTAHDKFKNEIIVTIIDKKTNEVVMQVPSKKILDMVAKMCEMAGVIFDKKA, from the coding sequence ATGGATGTTAAGTCCGTAAATGGAGTAAATAGTGCTGAAGTATATTCAAAATCTATAGAAAATACAACTGCTAAAAATGAATCAAACCAAGAAAATGATGAAAAATCAAGAGAAGAATATGAAAAATCTGTGCAAAAAGCAGTAGATAAGGTTAATAAATTTTTAGAAGATGAAGGAACTTATGCTAAACTTACAGCACATGATAAATTCAAGAATGAAATTATAGTTACGATAATAGATAAGAAGACAAATGAAGTAGTAATGCAGGTCCCTTCTAAGAAAATTCTTGATATGGTAGCTAAGATGTGTGAAATGGCTGGAGTTATATTCGATAAGAAGGCATAG
- the fliW gene encoding flagellar assembly protein FliW, which yields MKFNTAYNGEINYEEKDIITIKKGIPGFKGLTKFVILDVEDNDVFKLIHSLEDPSLGLIILSPFSVVEDYEIKLSEEVIAELQIEKEQDVVLYSIVTLNSDSSKITANLMAPIVINVEKKLGQQVIIENSKYKIKEPIIQG from the coding sequence ATGAAGTTTAATACAGCCTATAATGGTGAAATAAATTATGAAGAAAAAGATATAATAACAATAAAAAAAGGCATTCCTGGATTTAAAGGATTGACTAAGTTTGTCATATTGGATGTAGAGGATAATGATGTATTTAAATTAATTCATTCTCTAGAGGATCCATCATTAGGTTTAATCATACTCTCTCCTTTTAGTGTTGTTGAAGACTATGAGATTAAATTAAGTGAAGAGGTAATTGCAGAACTTCAAATAGAGAAAGAACAAGATGTTGTCTTGTATAGTATAGTGACTTTAAATTCTGACTCAAGTAAGATAACAGCTAACCTTATGGCACCTATTGTTATAAATGTTGAAAAGAAGCTTGGCCAACAAGTGATTATAGAAAATAGTAAATATAAGATAAAAGAACCTATAATTCAGGGGTGA